The Candidatus Polarisedimenticolaceae bacterium genome includes a window with the following:
- a CDS encoding cupin domain-containing protein: MEQPRIVNLNELPPATDREHGEKFASSHVPIGAPLGARKLGYNLTEIPPGKRAFPYHFHHVNEELFLILSGTGELRWPGGTAPLKAMDLICCPPGPDSAHQIFNNGSVPLRYLALSTTEDPEVVEYPDSGKYGVTVGRKLGGTPAESKFRVIAFKKDQVDYFAGE; this comes from the coding sequence ATGGAACAGCCCAGAATCGTCAACCTCAACGAGCTCCCGCCCGCGACCGACCGCGAGCACGGGGAGAAATTCGCTTCGAGCCACGTTCCGATCGGTGCCCCGCTCGGCGCGAGGAAGCTCGGTTACAACCTGACCGAGATCCCTCCCGGCAAGCGCGCGTTCCCGTACCACTTCCACCACGTCAACGAGGAGTTGTTCCTCATCCTCTCGGGGACCGGGGAGCTGCGCTGGCCCGGCGGCACTGCTCCGCTGAAAGCCATGGACCTGATCTGCTGCCCTCCGGGACCCGACAGCGCGCACCAGATCTTCAACAACGGGAGCGTGCCGCTCCGTTATCTCGCGTTGAGCACCACCGAAGACCCCGAGGTCGTCGAGTACCCCGACTCCGGCAAATACGGCGTCACCGTCGGTCGCAAGCTCGGCGGCACACCCGCGGAGTCGAAGTTCCGGGTGATCGCGTTCAAGAAGGACCAGGTCGACTACTTCGCCGGAGAGTAA
- a CDS encoding protein kinase yields the protein MVPGASLLHYRLAEKIGEGGMGQVWRASDSTLGRDVAIKILPPEFAADPERLARFDREAKVLAALNHPNIAAIHGFHEAGGVRFLAMEMVPGEGLDQRISRGPIPADEAKAIALKISEALEYAHERGIVHRDLKPANIRITPDGTVKVLDFGLAKAIVGDPTISGPVSTPTILPTVTSAGTAVGMILGTAAYMSPEQARGKPVDRRADIWAFGVVAVEMLTGKRLFDGETVSDTIAGVLTRPIEVETLPYASLWERCLERDPKRRLRDIGEARIALEQNPVERREASKPSRLPWIVAAVAAMLAVAAFFWRPASAPPPAPPIRATLALPPTLELVTYDRSVALSPDGTTLALVAGDQEAKTTRIFLRDLSRLEVKSLQGTEGATYPFWSPDGKNLGFFAEGKLKRIGIADGIVSVLADAPQGRGGAWGRDGKIVFAPGAFGVLHEVADGGGTSTPLTKLASEGETQRLPQFLPDGRRVLYYSGGREQPSESGAWVFDPASGTSKQILEGETEAFYVEPGFLAFVRDANLMLQPFDLSTLQLAGAPTPLASRAQYDVNRNFLNLGISAGGRLVYQEVQPAEKRRLIWIDRAGNETPIPLGPSSVRSASVSRDGRRAALHTFDDHGEARLTLADLERGTSSPVGSTFYIYSSSWSPDGRTLALSLYGKQGNQLALKSTMREEEIRIVTSSKGSEFEPGSFTEDGRQLLYEERRGGGKIGELKVMTLGGDHPSRPYLSSPRGYYGPELSPDGRFAAFEGTGDDGLVRTSVSIASFPDAGAVWRITPTPAAYKRWGWLSPREIWWVDPERRLQTVTFRVVGDDVDVETPGALLGGRVLPEGYQLLAYVPARDRFLVATPLPAPPPPTLVVVSDWKSGLAR from the coding sequence ATGGTACCCGGCGCTTCGCTTCTGCACTACCGCCTTGCCGAGAAGATCGGCGAGGGCGGGATGGGCCAGGTCTGGCGGGCGAGCGATTCGACGCTCGGCCGCGACGTCGCGATCAAGATCCTCCCCCCCGAGTTCGCCGCCGACCCGGAGCGGCTCGCGCGATTCGACCGGGAGGCCAAGGTCCTTGCGGCCCTCAACCACCCGAACATCGCGGCGATCCACGGGTTCCACGAAGCCGGCGGCGTCCGGTTCCTGGCGATGGAGATGGTCCCCGGCGAGGGGCTCGACCAGCGCATCTCCCGCGGCCCGATCCCCGCCGACGAGGCGAAGGCGATCGCGCTCAAGATCTCCGAGGCCCTCGAATACGCCCACGAGCGCGGGATCGTCCACCGCGACCTCAAGCCCGCGAACATCCGCATCACCCCCGACGGAACCGTCAAGGTCCTCGACTTCGGCCTCGCGAAGGCGATCGTGGGAGATCCGACGATCTCCGGGCCGGTGTCGACGCCGACGATCCTCCCAACCGTGACGAGCGCCGGCACCGCCGTCGGGATGATCCTCGGCACCGCGGCGTACATGTCCCCCGAGCAGGCGCGAGGAAAACCCGTCGACCGGCGCGCGGACATCTGGGCGTTCGGCGTCGTCGCGGTCGAGATGCTGACCGGCAAGCGGCTCTTCGACGGCGAGACGGTCTCCGACACGATCGCGGGCGTGCTCACCCGACCGATCGAGGTCGAAACGCTCCCGTACGCCTCGCTCTGGGAGCGCTGCCTCGAGCGTGATCCGAAGAGGCGCCTGCGCGACATCGGGGAAGCGCGGATCGCCCTCGAGCAGAACCCGGTGGAGCGCCGGGAGGCGTCGAAGCCGTCGAGGCTCCCTTGGATCGTCGCGGCGGTCGCGGCGATGCTCGCCGTCGCCGCCTTCTTTTGGCGACCGGCGAGCGCCCCTCCCCCGGCGCCTCCGATCCGCGCGACGCTCGCCCTTCCGCCCACGCTCGAGCTCGTCACCTACGATCGATCGGTCGCGCTCTCGCCCGACGGAACGACGTTGGCGCTCGTCGCGGGCGACCAAGAGGCCAAGACCACGCGGATCTTCCTGCGCGATCTCTCGCGGCTCGAGGTGAAGTCGCTGCAGGGAACGGAGGGGGCGACCTACCCGTTCTGGTCCCCGGACGGGAAGAACCTCGGGTTCTTCGCCGAGGGGAAGCTGAAGAGGATCGGTATCGCCGACGGGATCGTGAGCGTTCTGGCCGACGCCCCGCAGGGACGCGGTGGAGCCTGGGGGCGCGACGGGAAGATCGTCTTCGCGCCCGGCGCCTTCGGCGTCCTCCACGAGGTCGCGGACGGAGGAGGAACGTCGACGCCGCTCACGAAGCTCGCGAGCGAGGGAGAGACCCAGCGCCTGCCGCAGTTCCTCCCCGACGGCCGGCGCGTCCTGTATTACTCCGGCGGCAGGGAGCAGCCGAGCGAGTCCGGCGCGTGGGTCTTCGACCCCGCGAGCGGCACCTCGAAGCAGATCCTCGAAGGCGAGACGGAGGCCTTTTACGTCGAGCCGGGGTTTCTCGCGTTCGTCCGCGACGCCAACCTGATGCTTCAGCCGTTCGACCTCTCGACGCTGCAGCTCGCCGGAGCCCCGACTCCCTTGGCGAGCCGGGCGCAGTACGACGTCAACCGGAACTTCCTGAACCTGGGGATCTCGGCCGGCGGGCGCCTCGTGTACCAGGAGGTCCAGCCGGCGGAAAAGCGTCGCCTGATCTGGATCGATCGCGCCGGGAACGAAACGCCGATCCCCCTCGGACCCAGCTCGGTGCGCTCGGCCTCGGTGAGCCGTGACGGCCGGCGCGCCGCCCTGCACACGTTCGACGACCACGGAGAGGCACGTCTGACCCTCGCGGACCTCGAGCGTGGAACGTCGAGTCCGGTCGGATCGACGTTCTACATCTACAGCTCGTCGTGGTCCCCCGATGGGCGCACGCTCGCGCTGTCGCTGTACGGCAAGCAGGGCAACCAGCTCGCGCTCAAGTCGACGATGCGCGAGGAGGAGATCCGCATCGTCACCTCGTCGAAGGGATCCGAGTTCGAGCCCGGATCGTTCACCGAGGACGGACGCCAGCTCCTCTACGAAGAGCGCCGGGGCGGAGGGAAGATCGGCGAGCTCAAGGTGATGACGCTCGGCGGCGACCACCCGTCGCGCCCGTACCTTTCGTCCCCGCGCGGGTACTACGGCCCCGAGCTTTCCCCGGACGGACGGTTCGCGGCGTTCGAGGGCACCGGCGACGATGGGCTCGTGCGCACGTCGGTGTCGATCGCTTCGTTCCCCGACGCCGGCGCGGTTTGGCGCATCACCCCCACCCCGGCCGCCTACAAGCGGTGGGGCTGGCTGTCGCCCCGGGAGATCTGGTGGGTCGACCCCGAGCGCAGGCTCCAGACGGTGACCTTCCGCGTCGTCGGCGACGACGTCGACGTCGAGACGCCCGGTGCGCTCCTCGGCGGACGCGTGCTCCCCGAGGGGTACCAGCTCCTCGCCTACGTCCCGGCGCGGGATCGCTTTCTCGTCGCTACGCCGCTCCCCGCGCCGCCCCCGCCGACCCTCGTCGTGGTGAGCGACTGGAAGTCGGGGCTGGCGCGATGA
- a CDS encoding protein kinase: MKAGDSLLHYRLAEKIGEGGMGQVWRASDSTLGRDVAIKILPPEFAADPERLARFDREAKVLAALNHPNIAAIYGFHEAGGVRFLAMEMVPGEGLDRKISRGAIPADEAKGIALKIAEALEYAHERGIVHRDLKPANIRITPDGTVKVLDFGLAKAMVGDPTMSGPVSTPTILPTVTSAGTAAGMILGTAAYMSPEQARGKPVDRRADIWAFGVVAVEMLTGKRLFEGETVSDTIAGVLTRPLELDGLPYASLWKRCLERDPKLRLRDIGEARISLERPAESKPKPAARASWPLIAAIGILAVAAIWGWLPRKEAPSIPERRVEIAFPSDYRADGFAPPALSPDGRHLAVVGVDAAGLSHLLVRSLDGFNYERLEGTEGSVYAFWSPDSTNLGFIAEGGLKRLDLSGRVVETILPEGVGPRGASWGKDGTILYAPSANSALWRVPATGGTPERVTTLDPAIVDGSHRLPIWLPDGEHFLFSVWSNNAKAVAEVGGLYLASVGGGEPRRLTRDTGSFVLTGSRLLFHREGNLLAVPFDPRTFAIGSQSTVVAPGIRYSPNSGIAAVSASRDGDIVFLGPNPRPQPRIEWLDRKGAATPVMALSQDVMSIRISPDLTRFAAAMDDANGLTEISVGELGRGTLTRLTRSQNDSLAPVWSPDGTRIAFNNRDSGVDDLYVMSAAGTRPKERLWIAEDVDTVLYDWSADGRYLLFTGRPRQGVVRSQIWIYDERERKARAWIAEDYNVGTPVLSPDGRWLAYVSDESGRLEVYLRSFPDLERKIQVSTQGGGPPHWRRDGGELLFFGGPQDRRGTWSVSIAPSADGLSIGDPVLLFPATAEVSAIDAAPDHSRFLAVVQPGALEEPPFHLIQGRRDERSR, from the coding sequence ATGAAGGCCGGCGATTCGCTCCTCCACTACCGCCTCGCGGAGAAGATCGGCGAGGGAGGGATGGGCCAGGTCTGGCGGGCGAGCGACTCGACCCTGGGCCGCGACGTCGCGATCAAGATCCTCCCCCCCGAGTTCGCCGCCGACCCCGAGCGCCTCGCCCGCTTCGACCGCGAGGCCAAGGTGCTCGCTGCCCTCAACCACCCGAACATCGCCGCGATCTACGGATTCCACGAGGCCGGAGGGGTGCGGTTCCTGGCGATGGAGATGGTCCCGGGCGAGGGGCTCGACCGGAAGATCTCCCGCGGGGCGATCCCCGCCGACGAGGCGAAGGGGATCGCGCTCAAGATCGCCGAGGCCCTCGAATACGCCCACGAACGCGGGATCGTCCACCGCGATCTCAAGCCCGCGAACATCCGCATCACCCCCGACGGAACCGTCAAGGTCCTCGACTTCGGCCTCGCGAAGGCGATGGTCGGGGACCCGACGATGTCGGGGCCGGTGTCGACGCCGACGATCCTCCCTACCGTGACGAGCGCCGGCACGGCGGCCGGGATGATCCTCGGCACCGCGGCGTACATGTCCCCCGAGCAGGCTCGAGGGAAACCCGTCGACCGACGCGCGGACATCTGGGCGTTCGGCGTGGTCGCGGTCGAGATGCTCACCGGCAAGCGTCTCTTCGAAGGCGAGACGGTCTCCGACACGATCGCGGGCGTGCTCACCCGACCGCTCGAGCTCGACGGGCTTCCGTACGCCTCGCTCTGGAAGCGTTGCCTCGAACGCGATCCGAAGCTGCGCCTGCGGGACATCGGAGAGGCGCGCATCTCGCTCGAACGGCCGGCGGAGTCGAAGCCGAAGCCGGCGGCGCGCGCCTCGTGGCCCCTCATCGCGGCGATCGGCATTCTGGCGGTCGCCGCGATCTGGGGTTGGCTCCCCCGCAAGGAAGCGCCCTCCATCCCCGAGCGACGCGTCGAGATCGCCTTTCCCTCCGACTATCGCGCCGACGGCTTCGCACCGCCGGCGCTTTCTCCCGACGGCCGTCACCTCGCCGTCGTCGGCGTGGACGCGGCCGGACTCTCGCACCTGCTCGTTCGCTCGCTCGACGGGTTCAACTACGAGCGGCTCGAGGGCACGGAGGGATCCGTCTATGCCTTCTGGTCGCCGGACTCGACGAATCTCGGCTTCATCGCCGAAGGCGGGCTGAAACGGCTCGACCTCTCCGGCCGCGTCGTGGAGACGATCCTCCCCGAAGGGGTCGGGCCGCGCGGCGCGAGCTGGGGGAAGGACGGCACGATCCTCTACGCGCCGAGCGCGAACTCCGCGCTCTGGCGCGTCCCCGCCACGGGGGGAACGCCCGAACGCGTGACGACGCTCGACCCCGCGATCGTGGACGGCTCCCATCGCCTGCCGATCTGGCTTCCGGACGGCGAGCACTTCCTGTTCTCGGTCTGGTCGAACAACGCGAAGGCGGTCGCCGAGGTCGGCGGTCTCTATCTCGCCTCGGTGGGCGGCGGGGAGCCCCGGCGTCTCACGCGGGACACGGGCTCGTTCGTCCTGACCGGCTCGAGGCTGCTGTTTCACCGGGAAGGGAACCTGCTCGCCGTGCCGTTCGACCCGCGGACGTTCGCGATCGGATCGCAGTCGACGGTGGTCGCACCCGGGATCCGCTACTCGCCGAACTCCGGGATCGCGGCAGTGAGCGCCAGCCGCGACGGCGACATCGTGTTCCTGGGTCCCAATCCGCGCCCGCAGCCGAGAATAGAGTGGCTCGATCGCAAGGGCGCGGCGACCCCCGTGATGGCGCTGTCGCAGGACGTGATGTCGATCCGGATCTCCCCCGACCTCACCCGCTTCGCCGCCGCCATGGACGACGCGAACGGGCTGACGGAGATCTCCGTCGGGGAGCTCGGGCGCGGCACGCTCACGCGCCTGACGCGCAGCCAGAACGACTCGTTGGCCCCGGTCTGGTCCCCCGACGGCACGCGGATCGCGTTCAACAATCGGGACTCGGGCGTCGATGACCTCTACGTCATGTCGGCCGCGGGAACGCGGCCGAAGGAGCGGCTCTGGATTGCGGAGGACGTCGACACCGTGCTGTACGACTGGAGCGCCGACGGCCGCTACCTCCTGTTCACGGGACGCCCTCGCCAGGGGGTCGTGCGCTCGCAGATCTGGATCTACGACGAGCGCGAGCGCAAGGCGCGCGCGTGGATCGCGGAGGACTACAACGTCGGAACACCGGTGCTGTCCCCCGACGGACGGTGGCTCGCGTACGTCTCCGACGAGTCCGGGCGCCTCGAGGTGTACCTCCGCTCCTTCCCCGATCTCGAGCGGAAGATCCAGGTGTCCACGCAGGGGGGCGGGCCGCCCCACTGGCGCCGGGACGGCGGGGAGCTCCTGTTCTTCGGGGGCCCGC